From Acinonyx jubatus isolate Ajub_Pintada_27869175 chromosome B2, VMU_Ajub_asm_v1.0, whole genome shotgun sequence, a single genomic window includes:
- the LOC106984041 gene encoding tripartite motif-containing protein 15-like isoform X3, with protein MGAQPSCKVLLCPWCKEEGHTDPVTVPVPLGTLEEMHCEEHGEKVCFFCGHDAQLLCTRCREGPSHHTHAVGFLDGACQPNQSCRNFNASLRGPSVMDAKNHLSHHPVTRSASDFSEAPLGSLTRPHPHNRHQIQALSASPRHWTASDVLPASALSVSDHPPTLHEDGVRTQLEALRVEGEEIEDIKSREDQKFQMLLTHIEIRKQQVEAVFEKLQQELREQRGLLLARLRGLEVQVCEEREDYVSKFSEEVARRRAEAEELENCQQLAKLHSGVCFDGPHVILRHIRFGW; from the exons ATGGGGGCCCAGCCCTCCTGCAAGGTCCTGCTGTGTCCATGGTGCAAGGAGGAGGGGCACACAGACCCTGTCACAGTCCCCGTGCCACTGGGCACTCTGGAGGAGATGCATTGTGAGGAACACGGGGAGAAGGTATGCTTCTTCTGTGGACATGATGCTCAGCTCCTGTGCACGCGCTGTCGAGAGGGCCCCTCCCACCACACCCACGCCGTGGGCTTCCTGGACGGGGCCTGCCAGCCCAACCAG TCTTGCAGGAACTTCAACGCCAGCCTCAGAGGCCCCTCGGTGATGGACGCCAAGAACC aTCTCTCTCATCATCCAGTCACCAGGTCTGCAAGCGATTTCTCAGAGGCACCTCTTGGGTCTTTAACTCGGCCTCATCCCCACAACCGCCACCAAATCCAGGCTCTCAGTGCTTCACCCAGACATTGGACGGCCTCGGACGTGCTCCCTGCctccgctctctctgtctccgatCACCCTCCAACCCTCCACGAG GACGGTGTCAGGACTCAGTTGGAAGCCctgagggtggagggagaagagaTTGAGGACATAAAGAGTCGTGAAGACCAGAAGTTCCAAATGCTTCTG ACTCACATCGAAATCAGGAAGCAGCAGGTAGAAGCCGTGTTTGAGAAGTTGCAGCAGGAGCTGAGGGAACAGCGGGGCCTCCTGCTGGCCAGGCTGAGGGGGCTGGAGGTGCAGGTCTGCGAGGAGCGAGAAGACTACGTCTCCAAGTTCTCCGAGGAGGTTGCCAGGCGCAGAGCTGAGGCCGAGGAGCTGGAGAACTGCCAGCAGCTGGCAA AACTCCATAGTGGCGTCTGTTTCGATGGTCCTCACGTTATCCTGCGTCACATCAGGTTCGGCTGGTAA
- the LOC106984041 gene encoding tripartite motif-containing protein 15-like isoform X1, whose translation MGAQPSCKVLLCPWCKEEGHTDPVTVPVPLGTLEEMHCEEHGEKVCFFCGHDAQLLCTRCREGPSHHTHAVGFLDGACQPNQSCRNFNASLRGPSVMDAKNHLSHHPVTRSASDFSEAPLGSLTRPHPHNRHQIQALSASPRHWTASDVLPASALSVSDHPPTLHEDGVRTQLEALRVEGEEIEDIKSREDQKFQMLLTHIEIRKQQVEAVFEKLQQELREQRGLLLARLRGLEVQVCEEREDYVSKFSEEVARRRAEAEELENCQQLASVLLPVGGCPQPASWDGRGIAQAGTAAEVGRCCRGAGEGSRGLLLGGTGSCRVSSAQRRYRGADPERLDDLTLHCGRVKDSGISRSWV comes from the exons ATGGGGGCCCAGCCCTCCTGCAAGGTCCTGCTGTGTCCATGGTGCAAGGAGGAGGGGCACACAGACCCTGTCACAGTCCCCGTGCCACTGGGCACTCTGGAGGAGATGCATTGTGAGGAACACGGGGAGAAGGTATGCTTCTTCTGTGGACATGATGCTCAGCTCCTGTGCACGCGCTGTCGAGAGGGCCCCTCCCACCACACCCACGCCGTGGGCTTCCTGGACGGGGCCTGCCAGCCCAACCAG TCTTGCAGGAACTTCAACGCCAGCCTCAGAGGCCCCTCGGTGATGGACGCCAAGAACC aTCTCTCTCATCATCCAGTCACCAGGTCTGCAAGCGATTTCTCAGAGGCACCTCTTGGGTCTTTAACTCGGCCTCATCCCCACAACCGCCACCAAATCCAGGCTCTCAGTGCTTCACCCAGACATTGGACGGCCTCGGACGTGCTCCCTGCctccgctctctctgtctccgatCACCCTCCAACCCTCCACGAG GACGGTGTCAGGACTCAGTTGGAAGCCctgagggtggagggagaagagaTTGAGGACATAAAGAGTCGTGAAGACCAGAAGTTCCAAATGCTTCTG ACTCACATCGAAATCAGGAAGCAGCAGGTAGAAGCCGTGTTTGAGAAGTTGCAGCAGGAGCTGAGGGAACAGCGGGGCCTCCTGCTGGCCAGGCTGAGGGGGCTGGAGGTGCAGGTCTGCGAGGAGCGAGAAGACTACGTCTCCAAGTTCTCCGAGGAGGTTGCCAGGCGCAGAGCTGAGGCCGAGGAGCTGGAGAACTGCCAGCAGCTGGCAAGTGTCCTGCTACCTGTGGGGGGCTGTCCACAACCTGCCTCGTGGGATGGGAGAGGGATTGCTCAGGCAGGGACAGCAGCTGAGGTTGGGAGATGctgcagaggggcaggagaggggagcagaggtcTTCTGCTAGGAGGGACTGGTAGCTGTCGGGTTTCTTCAGCCCAGAGACGCTACAGAGGGGCAGACCCCGAAAGGCTGGATGACTTGACCCTGCACTGCGGTCGTGTCAAAGACTCTGGAATCAGCCGTTCTTGGGTTTGA
- the LOC106984041 gene encoding tripartite motif-containing protein 15-like isoform X2, whose product MGAQPSCKVLLCPWCKEEGHTDPVTVPVPLGTLEEMHCEEHGEKVCFFCGHDAQLLCTRCREGPSHHTHAVGFLDGACQPNQSCRNFNASLRGPSVMDAKNLTRSASDFSEAPLGSLTRPHPHNRHQIQALSASPRHWTASDVLPASALSVSDHPPTLHEDGVRTQLEALRVEGEEIEDIKSREDQKFQMLLTHIEIRKQQVEAVFEKLQQELREQRGLLLARLRGLEVQVCEEREDYVSKFSEEVARRRAEAEELENCQQLASVLLPVGGCPQPASWDGRGIAQAGTAAEVGRCCRGAGEGSRGLLLGGTGSCRVSSAQRRYRGADPERLDDLTLHCGRVKDSGISRSWV is encoded by the exons ATGGGGGCCCAGCCCTCCTGCAAGGTCCTGCTGTGTCCATGGTGCAAGGAGGAGGGGCACACAGACCCTGTCACAGTCCCCGTGCCACTGGGCACTCTGGAGGAGATGCATTGTGAGGAACACGGGGAGAAGGTATGCTTCTTCTGTGGACATGATGCTCAGCTCCTGTGCACGCGCTGTCGAGAGGGCCCCTCCCACCACACCCACGCCGTGGGCTTCCTGGACGGGGCCTGCCAGCCCAACCAG TCTTGCAGGAACTTCAACGCCAGCCTCAGAGGCCCCTCGGTGATGGACGCCAAGAACC TCACCAGGTCTGCAAGCGATTTCTCAGAGGCACCTCTTGGGTCTTTAACTCGGCCTCATCCCCACAACCGCCACCAAATCCAGGCTCTCAGTGCTTCACCCAGACATTGGACGGCCTCGGACGTGCTCCCTGCctccgctctctctgtctccgatCACCCTCCAACCCTCCACGAG GACGGTGTCAGGACTCAGTTGGAAGCCctgagggtggagggagaagagaTTGAGGACATAAAGAGTCGTGAAGACCAGAAGTTCCAAATGCTTCTG ACTCACATCGAAATCAGGAAGCAGCAGGTAGAAGCCGTGTTTGAGAAGTTGCAGCAGGAGCTGAGGGAACAGCGGGGCCTCCTGCTGGCCAGGCTGAGGGGGCTGGAGGTGCAGGTCTGCGAGGAGCGAGAAGACTACGTCTCCAAGTTCTCCGAGGAGGTTGCCAGGCGCAGAGCTGAGGCCGAGGAGCTGGAGAACTGCCAGCAGCTGGCAAGTGTCCTGCTACCTGTGGGGGGCTGTCCACAACCTGCCTCGTGGGATGGGAGAGGGATTGCTCAGGCAGGGACAGCAGCTGAGGTTGGGAGATGctgcagaggggcaggagaggggagcagaggtcTTCTGCTAGGAGGGACTGGTAGCTGTCGGGTTTCTTCAGCCCAGAGACGCTACAGAGGGGCAGACCCCGAAAGGCTGGATGACTTGACCCTGCACTGCGGTCGTGTCAAAGACTCTGGAATCAGCCGTTCTTGGGTTTGA